Proteins encoded together in one Aeromonas encheleia window:
- a CDS encoding DUF4123 domain-containing protein — protein sequence MRSEVISLPEWVGTHRSSPLYAVLAGASDATPLQHYYQLDGRHTPRGLYLGTAYADWHPVMPYLVELDEGSTFIEWAASTPARDWGFLLSTAQSVDTFYAHLQGLTQIWHQGEAVFFRYWDGVYLASIIEQLGDRFTSLLPELSELWVCDRAFQWGPSEPFSPRPFPWWNLPDPLVVALAKQDPGPLINNLMQQLADQNGQLYWSFPEANLRLKVARFVARNPLSDSELFPALEAALCKEVQA from the coding sequence GTGAGATCTGAGGTCATCTCGTTACCCGAGTGGGTCGGTACGCACCGCTCATCTCCTCTATACGCAGTGCTGGCGGGTGCCAGCGATGCCACTCCTTTGCAGCACTACTACCAGCTGGATGGCCGTCATACCCCTCGTGGCCTCTATCTCGGTACTGCTTATGCAGACTGGCACCCGGTCATGCCCTATCTGGTCGAGCTGGATGAGGGCAGTACTTTTATCGAGTGGGCGGCCAGTACGCCGGCCCGCGATTGGGGATTCCTGCTGTCTACGGCGCAATCCGTCGACACTTTCTATGCCCATCTGCAGGGGCTGACCCAGATCTGGCATCAAGGGGAGGCCGTGTTCTTCCGCTACTGGGATGGTGTTTACCTTGCTTCGATCATCGAGCAACTGGGAGATCGCTTTACCTCCCTCTTGCCTGAGCTGAGTGAGCTCTGGGTCTGTGACCGAGCCTTTCAATGGGGACCTTCCGAGCCCTTTTCACCACGTCCCTTTCCTTGGTGGAACCTGCCAGATCCACTAGTCGTTGCGCTGGCAAAACAGGATCCCGGCCCCCTCATCAATAACCTGATGCAGCAGTTGGCCGATCAGAATGGTCAGCTCTACTGGTCCTTTCCCGAAGCCAATTTACGACTCAAGGTTGCCCGCTTTGTCGCACGTAACCCCTTGAGTGATTCCGAATTATTCCCGGCGCTGGAAGCTGCGCTGTGCAAAGAGGTTCAAGCATGA
- the tssI gene encoding type VI secretion system Vgr family protein, which yields MADSTGLQFTVKVGALPESTFVVAEFALEEALNGPFQLRLELASPQPDIDFGAVLDQPCELLVWYQGELQRRVCGVVSDLAQGDSGFRRTRYQLMVQPALWRLSLRQNSRMFQAQKPDEILSILLQEHGITDYAFALKNEHAQREYCVQYRETDLAFVNRLAAEEGLFYFHEFEQGKHRIVFADDAAALTAGPELFFNLGNRSLEQGPYVRQFHYREAVRPSDVELKDYSFKTPAYGLSHKKLGAELEHQRGSYQHFDYPGRYKLDPSGKAFAQHRLDALRNDAVTGSGKSNCAALLPGQTFSLTEHPNGGLNTDWQVVRISHTGLQPQALEEEGGSGPTVYHNEFAVVKASTSWRARIGSPEAPHKPMVDGPQIATVVGPEGEEIYCDEHGRVKLQFPWDRYGSSNDQSSCWVRVSQGWAGGQYGMLAIPRIGHEVIVSFLEGDPDQPIVTGRTFHATNRPPYELPAHKTRTVLRTETHQGEGFNELRFEDQAGQEEIYLHGQKDLNLLIENDAAWHIKHDQHTDIDNERVTRIKANDHLTVNGEKRDQVKADYSLTVDASMHQKLGQSWLTQAGQEVHVKAGAKVVLEAGSEITVKVGGSFIKVDGGGVTLVGPTIKMNSGGSPGSGSGWAGKSPIDPQGVAVPPPPKVPLSPAQLATMKSVAPFCEECEKCKEGACEI from the coding sequence ATGGCAGACAGCACAGGATTACAATTTACCGTCAAGGTGGGGGCCTTGCCCGAGAGCACCTTCGTGGTGGCCGAGTTTGCACTGGAAGAGGCGTTGAACGGTCCCTTCCAGCTGCGACTGGAGCTGGCCAGCCCCCAGCCGGACATCGACTTTGGCGCCGTGCTGGACCAGCCCTGCGAGCTCTTGGTGTGGTACCAGGGCGAGCTGCAACGGCGGGTGTGCGGGGTGGTGAGCGACCTGGCGCAGGGGGACAGCGGCTTTCGGCGCACTCGCTATCAGCTCATGGTGCAGCCGGCGCTGTGGCGGCTCTCCTTGCGCCAGAACTCCCGCATGTTTCAGGCGCAGAAGCCCGACGAAATCCTCTCCATCCTGCTGCAAGAGCACGGCATCACCGACTACGCCTTCGCGCTAAAAAACGAGCATGCCCAGCGGGAGTACTGCGTGCAGTACCGGGAGACGGACCTCGCGTTCGTCAACCGGCTGGCCGCCGAAGAGGGGTTGTTCTACTTCCACGAGTTCGAGCAGGGCAAGCACCGCATCGTCTTTGCCGATGACGCGGCGGCCCTGACCGCCGGTCCCGAGCTGTTCTTCAACCTGGGCAACCGCTCGCTGGAGCAAGGGCCCTACGTGCGCCAGTTCCACTATCGGGAGGCGGTGCGCCCCTCGGACGTGGAGCTGAAAGACTACAGCTTCAAGACCCCGGCCTATGGCTTGTCCCACAAGAAGCTGGGGGCCGAGCTTGAGCACCAGCGGGGCAGCTACCAGCACTTCGACTACCCGGGCCGCTACAAGCTGGACCCGAGCGGCAAGGCCTTTGCTCAGCACCGGCTGGATGCGCTGCGCAATGACGCGGTGACCGGCAGCGGCAAGTCCAACTGCGCGGCCCTGCTGCCGGGCCAGACGTTTTCGCTGACCGAACACCCGAACGGCGGCTTGAACACCGATTGGCAAGTGGTGCGCATCAGCCACACCGGATTACAGCCCCAGGCGCTGGAGGAAGAGGGCGGCAGCGGACCCACCGTCTACCACAACGAATTTGCGGTGGTGAAGGCGAGCACCAGCTGGCGCGCCCGCATCGGCAGCCCAGAGGCGCCTCACAAGCCGATGGTGGACGGCCCGCAAATCGCCACCGTGGTGGGGCCGGAGGGGGAGGAGATTTACTGCGACGAGCATGGCCGGGTGAAGCTGCAGTTCCCCTGGGACCGTTACGGTTCCAGTAACGACCAGAGCTCCTGCTGGGTGCGGGTGAGCCAGGGCTGGGCCGGTGGCCAATACGGCATGCTGGCCATCCCACGCATCGGTCATGAGGTCATCGTGAGCTTTTTGGAAGGGGACCCGGACCAGCCCATAGTCACAGGCCGGACCTTCCACGCCACCAACAGACCCCCCTACGAGCTGCCGGCGCACAAGACCCGCACCGTGCTGCGTACCGAGACCCATCAGGGGGAGGGGTTCAACGAGCTGCGCTTCGAAGACCAGGCGGGGCAGGAAGAGATTTACCTTCACGGTCAGAAAGACCTGAACCTGTTGATTGAGAACGATGCGGCCTGGCACATCAAGCACGACCAGCACACCGACATTGACAATGAGCGGGTGACCCGCATCAAGGCCAATGACCATCTCACCGTGAATGGCGAGAAGCGGGACCAGGTCAAGGCCGACTATTCGCTGACCGTGGATGCGTCTATGCATCAGAAGCTGGGTCAGAGCTGGCTCACTCAGGCGGGACAGGAAGTACACGTCAAGGCCGGTGCCAAGGTGGTGCTGGAGGCGGGCAGTGAAATTACTGTCAAGGTAGGGGGCAGCTTTATCAAGGTGGATGGTGGCGGCGTCACCCTGGTCGGCCCCACCATCAAGATGAACTCCGGTGGCAGTCCAGGCTCCGGCTCGGGTTGGGCGGGCAAGTCTCCCATCGATCCCCAGGGCGTTGCCGTGCCTCCTCCACCCAAGGTGCCGCTGAGCCCGGCTCAGCTCGCCACCATGAAGAGCGTAGCCCCCTTCTGTGAGGAGTGTGAGAAGTGCAAGGAGGGGGCTTGTGAGATCTGA
- the dauA gene encoding C4-dicarboxylic acid transporter DauA, producing MHNQASLQGVKLAIALRQSCLDEPYSVARFGRDLIAGITVGIIAIPLAMALAIASGVPPQHGLYTAIVAGIVIAVTGGSRFSISGPTAAFVVILYPVAQQFGVSGLLMATLISGFFLVAMGMARLGRLIEYIPPSVTLGFTGGIAIVIATLQIKDFFGLTVAEMPETYVGKVEALALALPSWQWGDTLVGVATLAVLLLWPRLRLPVPGHLPAVLVGVGLGVGLHSVGVDVATIGSKFSYTLADGTQGMGIPPIAPTLMMPWSLPGPDGAPVVWDLAAIQRLLPAAFSMAMLGAIESLLCAVVLDGMTGRKHSSNGELVGQGLGNILAPFFGGITATAAIARSAANVRAGATSPISGIVHALVVLAAILVLAPWLSWLPLSAMAALLLLVAWNMSEAHKVVDLIRRAPRSDVLVLLVCLSLTVIFDMVIAITFGVILASLLFMREIAKMTRLHNLAEHKRYASEVPAQTLIYKINGPLFFAAAERVFDELLAQVKDHKALILQMEAVSILDAGGLSAFQQFARRMAKAGVPLKVAELQFQPLKTLARAKVRPVPGELEFYGSLEEAIRGEHLHEVSKN from the coding sequence ATGCACAATCAAGCTTCCTTACAAGGCGTGAAGCTGGCTATCGCATTGCGCCAATCCTGTCTCGACGAACCCTATAGCGTGGCGCGTTTCGGCCGCGACCTCATCGCTGGCATCACGGTCGGCATCATCGCCATTCCGCTGGCCATGGCGCTGGCCATCGCCAGCGGCGTCCCGCCCCAGCATGGCCTCTACACCGCCATCGTCGCCGGCATAGTGATTGCCGTGACGGGGGGCTCGCGCTTCTCCATCTCGGGGCCGACCGCCGCTTTCGTGGTGATCCTCTATCCGGTGGCCCAGCAATTCGGGGTGAGCGGCCTACTGATGGCGACCCTCATCTCGGGCTTCTTCCTGGTGGCCATGGGGATGGCGCGGCTCGGCCGCCTGATCGAGTACATCCCGCCCTCGGTCACCCTGGGCTTCACCGGCGGCATCGCCATCGTGATCGCCACCTTGCAGATCAAGGACTTCTTCGGCCTCACCGTGGCCGAGATGCCGGAAACCTACGTTGGCAAGGTCGAGGCGCTGGCGCTGGCCCTGCCAAGCTGGCAGTGGGGGGATACCCTGGTGGGGGTGGCAACCCTGGCCGTGTTGCTGCTCTGGCCCAGACTGCGGCTGCCGGTGCCGGGCCATCTGCCGGCCGTGTTGGTAGGGGTCGGGCTCGGGGTAGGCCTGCACAGTGTGGGTGTGGACGTGGCCACCATCGGCAGCAAGTTCAGCTACACCCTGGCCGATGGCACCCAGGGCATGGGGATCCCGCCCATAGCGCCGACCCTGATGATGCCCTGGTCCCTGCCCGGGCCGGACGGTGCACCCGTGGTCTGGGATCTGGCAGCCATTCAGCGGCTGCTGCCTGCCGCCTTCTCCATGGCCATGCTGGGTGCCATCGAATCACTGCTCTGCGCCGTGGTGCTGGATGGCATGACGGGGCGCAAGCACAGCTCCAACGGTGAGCTGGTGGGGCAGGGGTTGGGCAACATCCTGGCGCCCTTCTTCGGTGGCATCACGGCGACGGCCGCCATTGCGCGCTCCGCCGCCAACGTGCGGGCCGGGGCTACCTCGCCCATCTCCGGCATAGTGCATGCGCTGGTGGTGCTGGCCGCCATCCTGGTGCTGGCCCCCTGGCTCTCCTGGTTGCCGCTCTCCGCCATGGCGGCGCTGCTGCTGCTGGTAGCCTGGAACATGAGCGAGGCACACAAGGTGGTGGATCTGATCCGCCGGGCGCCGCGCTCGGACGTGCTGGTGCTGCTGGTCTGCCTCTCCCTGACCGTCATCTTCGACATGGTCATCGCCATCACCTTCGGGGTGATCCTGGCGTCTCTGCTGTTTATGCGCGAGATCGCCAAGATGACCCGACTGCACAACCTGGCCGAGCACAAGCGTTACGCCAGCGAGGTGCCGGCGCAGACGCTGATCTACAAGATCAACGGCCCCCTGTTCTTTGCGGCAGCGGAGCGGGTCTTTGACGAGTTGCTGGCCCAGGTCAAGGATCACAAGGCGCTGATCCTGCAGATGGAGGCCGTCTCCATTCTCGACGCGGGGGGCTTGTCGGCCTTCCAGCAGTTCGCGAGGCGGATGGCCAAGGCAGGCGTGCCGCTGAAGGTGGCCGAGTTGCAGTTCCAGCCCCTCAAGACCCTGGCCCGGGCCAAGGTGCGTCCCGTCCCGGGTGAGCTGGAGTTCTACGGCTCGCTGGAGGAGGCCATCAGAGGAGAACACTTGCACGAAGTGTCTAAAAATTGA
- a CDS encoding RHS repeat-associated core domain-containing protein — protein sequence MNNAGQAVFNQVLADYRNALTEYRKDAESFFLGDMLSMDMEQTIKVGDKTIKASSSSSKAQSVVTQCPLSGTLRLVHLFESVRFIPIGNTPYKVEAGKMAGKRFMPEDVVKEGSLDAKGIAEIGKLTPGKSYRVTFYPNVKKIDLDALFASYAPVQKDLEAWLTQEWNGEHKAAWSRYNATGAGFGSHSLAAASGIGKALVGVWDDLKTIYELLADPVGNAKKLAEFGVDAAAMAEAGASQMEAAMLVLQDEALLYLYAYALVSWVKLLPPDQQTEFGAQVIASVLIDVIVGVVLTGGAGLAARYGAKTVSMAKNSDRVMRLVTSLVTLSKKHNLAQHAQTAKKVLTAGVAKLNPAKKADLNLVGDGKALTQVEQATAAKRKFQSHTEVQQVNNTPDASTPAKTPSGQSSQPEAQTCKNNCPVSMVTGEELLALEDALLPGMLPFTFGRLYRTSAVEQDCGMGPGWSHSLAHRLERRGETLIWRDNESLAIELSLPSATMPMITNRVSEAAAYLGDQTDEVILAKAGSPFLHFSWQGNEGRLTAISDVYGNRLTVRPDAEGRPCWVEHDGGLALRLVYQQAHLTAIELQHFDGINWQPQAILQRYHYDDAGHLVAAENGAGEREHYRYRSDGVILERRLAGGAGFFWEWEGEGRRARAIRHWSDVARFDVSYGWDDDKGEVTVNNADGSLEVYQHDSNARLVRQQDPDGAVTEFGYNDKGQKVLARDALGGETQYHYDDAGLLSLEIAPDGNQMAYSYWDGRVRKVVQGDREWRFERNEQGDVIARVDPLGRQTRYGYTAQGKLSWVVQPDGSRVELVWNRLGQLIEEKGADGGITRWRYDERGRQILRRDPRGAITRYEWDAADRLQTVHLPGGGTRRFEYNAYGKVTAQWDEQGRETRFEYHPGLHLVSRRINPDGSELKYRYDNAKLFLSEIENEHGEQHRIHYAPNGLVEWETGFDGRTTAYRYDLNGHLSEKVEFGKQGTELVTRYERDPMGRLLKKTLPDSREIQFSYDRHGQLTQVDDGVWPLAFEYDRGGNLVAEHQGWASSYFKHDAMGQLAQWRLPDGNRLDYHYQNGALSGVDLNGNELTRHQMLAGLEMRRSQGALTQQYEYDEQGRLSALRLQRGQQVARERRYGYDQTGNLQRIDDSAQGKSIYRYDPLDRLLEVRGEITERFMHDPAGNLLGQTQGAQFEPARTQGNRLLFSGDRHFEYDEFGRLAVERRGKGQSLVTRYEYDCQHQLIEVGLPDGSTARYDYDAFGRRIRKTVSGQKGLDAEQVTEFLWQANNLIAESRSDGVYRSFIYEPGSFKPLVQLEGEGEQAEVYHYQLDHLGTPLALTHHDGHTAWQVRYRAYGNVWKQELAEVDTPLRFQGQYFDAETGLHYNRHRYYQPDTGRFITPDPIGLAGGLNNYQYAPNPIGWVDPLGLSKVPGLCPDDAEVVQQKRQEGMEEPPSVSASKPDFYVGPNGPASTLPSTGYRYMRYLNDDGSVNKFAQKAIDTGEVRLSYFGFDKFDTGDQVTEAFQIKAPKHVTSGDSTGSWSDGRLRIKFDTLQLFDESGKLKVKVPNSHGGEGPDLEPITEAYPQYGKGGARQLVPNDGENLYIKVDEISILPEK from the coding sequence ATGAATAATGCCGGCCAAGCCGTCTTCAACCAGGTACTTGCCGACTATCGCAATGCTTTGACTGAGTACCGCAAGGATGCCGAGAGTTTCTTTCTCGGTGACATGCTCAGCATGGACATGGAGCAGACCATCAAGGTCGGCGACAAGACGATCAAAGCCTCATCCAGCAGCAGTAAAGCCCAGTCGGTCGTGACCCAGTGTCCGCTCAGCGGCACCCTGCGTCTGGTCCATCTGTTCGAGTCGGTGCGCTTCATCCCCATCGGTAACACCCCATACAAGGTGGAGGCCGGCAAGATGGCCGGCAAGCGTTTCATGCCTGAGGACGTGGTGAAGGAGGGCAGTCTGGATGCCAAGGGGATTGCTGAGATAGGCAAGCTCACCCCAGGCAAGTCCTATCGGGTGACCTTCTATCCCAATGTGAAGAAGATCGATCTCGATGCGCTGTTCGCGTCCTATGCGCCGGTACAAAAAGACCTCGAGGCTTGGCTCACCCAGGAGTGGAACGGTGAACACAAGGCCGCCTGGAGTCGTTACAACGCGACCGGTGCTGGATTTGGCAGTCACTCCCTGGCGGCCGCCAGCGGCATTGGTAAAGCACTGGTTGGGGTATGGGATGATCTCAAGACCATCTACGAACTGCTGGCCGATCCGGTGGGCAATGCCAAGAAACTGGCCGAGTTCGGCGTCGATGCTGCCGCCATGGCCGAGGCGGGTGCCTCCCAGATGGAGGCGGCCATGCTGGTGTTGCAGGATGAGGCCCTGCTTTATCTCTATGCCTATGCCCTGGTGAGCTGGGTCAAGCTGCTGCCGCCGGATCAGCAGACCGAGTTTGGTGCTCAGGTGATCGCCTCTGTACTGATCGACGTCATCGTCGGTGTGGTGCTGACCGGTGGCGCCGGCCTTGCGGCCCGTTACGGAGCCAAGACCGTCTCGATGGCCAAGAACAGCGATCGGGTGATGCGCCTGGTGACCTCTCTGGTCACGCTCTCCAAGAAACACAATCTGGCCCAGCATGCCCAGACCGCCAAGAAGGTGCTGACGGCCGGTGTTGCCAAACTCAATCCGGCCAAGAAGGCCGACCTCAATCTGGTGGGGGATGGCAAGGCGTTGACTCAGGTCGAGCAGGCGACGGCCGCCAAGCGAAAATTCCAGTCCCATACCGAAGTCCAGCAGGTCAACAATACGCCGGATGCGTCCACGCCGGCCAAAACGCCATCCGGTCAATCCAGCCAACCGGAGGCACAGACCTGCAAGAACAATTGCCCTGTCTCCATGGTGACGGGGGAAGAGTTGTTGGCGCTGGAAGATGCGCTGTTGCCCGGCATGTTGCCCTTTACCTTTGGCCGCCTCTACCGAACGTCCGCTGTAGAGCAGGACTGCGGCATGGGGCCTGGCTGGAGCCACTCTTTGGCTCATCGGCTCGAGCGCCGCGGTGAAACCCTGATCTGGCGGGATAACGAGTCGCTAGCCATCGAGCTGTCGCTGCCGTCGGCCACCATGCCCATGATCACCAACCGGGTGTCGGAGGCGGCAGCCTACCTGGGGGATCAAACCGATGAGGTGATCCTGGCCAAGGCGGGATCTCCCTTCCTGCATTTCAGCTGGCAGGGAAATGAAGGGCGGTTGACGGCGATCTCTGATGTCTATGGCAATCGCCTGACGGTGCGCCCGGACGCCGAAGGCCGCCCCTGCTGGGTTGAACACGATGGTGGCCTGGCCCTGCGTCTCGTCTATCAACAGGCTCATCTCACCGCCATCGAGTTGCAACACTTCGATGGCATCAATTGGCAGCCGCAGGCCATTTTGCAGCGCTATCACTACGATGACGCGGGTCATCTGGTAGCCGCCGAAAATGGGGCGGGAGAAAGAGAGCATTATCGTTATCGCAGCGATGGGGTAATCCTGGAGCGTCGCCTCGCGGGTGGCGCCGGTTTCTTCTGGGAGTGGGAAGGTGAGGGGCGTCGCGCCCGCGCCATCCGCCACTGGAGCGATGTTGCCCGATTCGATGTCAGCTATGGCTGGGATGATGACAAGGGCGAAGTCACCGTCAACAACGCCGACGGCAGCTTGGAAGTCTATCAACATGACAGCAACGCCCGCCTGGTGCGTCAGCAGGATCCGGACGGTGCAGTCACCGAATTCGGTTACAACGACAAGGGCCAGAAGGTGTTGGCTCGAGATGCCTTGGGGGGCGAGACCCAGTATCACTATGACGATGCTGGCTTGCTGTCCCTCGAGATTGCCCCGGATGGAAACCAGATGGCCTACAGCTACTGGGATGGTCGTGTTCGCAAAGTCGTACAAGGGGATCGTGAGTGGCGTTTCGAGCGCAACGAGCAGGGGGATGTGATTGCCAGGGTTGATCCCCTCGGTCGGCAGACCCGCTATGGCTATACGGCGCAAGGCAAACTCAGCTGGGTGGTGCAACCAGATGGCAGCCGTGTTGAACTGGTCTGGAATCGCCTTGGCCAGCTGATCGAAGAGAAGGGGGCCGACGGTGGTATCACCCGTTGGCGCTACGATGAACGGGGTCGCCAGATCCTGCGACGCGATCCGCGCGGGGCCATCACCCGCTATGAGTGGGACGCCGCCGATCGTCTGCAGACAGTACATCTGCCCGGTGGCGGCACACGGCGCTTCGAATACAACGCCTATGGCAAGGTGACGGCGCAGTGGGATGAGCAGGGCCGCGAGACCCGTTTCGAATATCACCCCGGCCTGCATCTGGTGAGCCGGCGCATCAATCCTGATGGCAGTGAGCTCAAGTACCGCTACGACAATGCCAAGCTCTTCTTGAGTGAAATCGAGAACGAACATGGCGAGCAACACCGGATCCACTACGCCCCCAACGGGCTGGTTGAGTGGGAAACCGGCTTCGATGGCCGCACCACCGCCTATCGCTACGATCTCAATGGCCACCTCAGTGAGAAGGTGGAATTTGGCAAGCAGGGGACAGAGCTGGTCACCCGCTATGAGCGAGACCCCATGGGGCGACTGCTTAAAAAAACCTTGCCAGATAGTCGTGAAATCCAGTTTTCCTATGACCGACACGGTCAGTTGACCCAGGTGGATGATGGTGTCTGGCCGCTAGCCTTTGAATATGACAGGGGCGGCAACCTCGTCGCCGAGCATCAGGGGTGGGCCTCCAGCTACTTCAAACACGACGCCATGGGTCAACTAGCCCAGTGGCGACTGCCGGACGGCAATCGCCTCGATTACCACTATCAGAACGGTGCCTTGAGCGGTGTCGATCTCAATGGCAACGAGCTGACTCGTCACCAGATGTTGGCCGGGCTCGAGATGCGCCGCAGCCAGGGCGCCCTGACCCAGCAATATGAATATGACGAGCAGGGCCGCCTGAGTGCACTGCGCCTGCAGCGCGGCCAGCAGGTCGCCCGTGAACGGCGCTATGGCTACGATCAAACCGGCAACTTGCAACGGATCGACGACAGTGCCCAGGGCAAGAGCATCTATCGCTACGACCCACTGGATCGGCTGCTTGAGGTGCGCGGTGAGATAACCGAACGCTTCATGCACGATCCGGCGGGCAACCTGCTAGGCCAGACTCAGGGTGCTCAATTCGAGCCCGCGAGAACCCAGGGCAACCGGCTGCTCTTTAGCGGCGATCGCCACTTCGAATACGACGAATTTGGCCGACTGGCGGTAGAGCGGCGCGGCAAAGGCCAGTCGCTGGTGACCCGTTATGAGTACGACTGTCAGCATCAGCTGATTGAGGTCGGGCTGCCTGATGGCAGCACAGCCCGCTACGATTACGATGCCTTTGGTCGCCGAATTCGTAAAACGGTAAGCGGGCAGAAAGGGCTGGACGCCGAGCAGGTTACCGAGTTCCTGTGGCAGGCCAACAATCTCATCGCCGAGAGCCGCAGCGACGGCGTTTATCGCAGCTTTATATACGAGCCGGGCAGCTTCAAGCCGCTGGTTCAGCTGGAGGGGGAAGGAGAGCAGGCTGAGGTTTATCACTATCAGCTGGATCACCTTGGCACCCCGCTGGCCCTGACCCACCATGATGGTCACACCGCCTGGCAGGTGCGTTATCGCGCCTATGGCAATGTCTGGAAGCAGGAGCTGGCCGAGGTAGATACTCCCTTGCGCTTCCAGGGCCAGTATTTTGATGCCGAGACCGGACTGCACTACAACCGCCACCGTTACTACCAGCCCGACACCGGTAGATTTATCACCCCCGACCCGATAGGCTTGGCTGGTGGGCTCAACAACTACCAGTATGCCCCCAACCCTATCGGCTGGGTGGATCCGTTGGGGTTAAGTAAAGTTCCGGGGCTGTGTCCGGATGATGCCGAGGTTGTTCAACAAAAGCGTCAGGAAGGGATGGAAGAACCGCCTAGTGTTAGTGCGAGTAAACCTGACTTCTATGTTGGGCCAAATGGCCCTGCGTCGACATTGCCAAGTACCGGGTATCGATATATGAGATATCTCAATGATGATGGTTCTGTAAATAAATTTGCTCAAAAAGCAATAGATACGGGTGAGGTGCGGCTTTCATATTTCGGTTTTGATAAGTTTGATACAGGTGATCAGGTTACAGAGGCCTTCCAAATAAAGGCGCCGAAGCATGTTACGTCTGGTGATTCTACAGGGTCATGGAGTGATGGACGACTTCGGATAAAATTCGATACGTTACAATTATTTGATGAATCCGGTAAACTTAAAGTTAAAGTACCTAATAGCCATGGTGGTGAAGGTCCTGACTTAGAACCTATCACTGAAGCATATCCGCAATATGGTAAAGGGGGGGCTAGACAGTTGGTGCCAAACGATGGTGAGAACTTATATATAAAAGTGGATGAAATAAGCATATTGCCGGAGAAATGA
- the hcp1 gene encoding type VI secretion system effector Hcp1: MPTPCYISIEGKTQGNITAGAFTSDSVGNIFVQGHEDEMLVQEFQHVVTVPTDPQSGQPAGQRVHKPFKFTVALNKAVPLMYNSLASGEMLPKVTLKWYRTSVEGKQEHFFSTVLTDSTIVDIDCQMPHCQDPAKSDFTQLIQVSLAYRKIDWEHTVAGTSGADDWRAPIEA, translated from the coding sequence ATGCCAACTCCATGTTATATCAGCATCGAAGGTAAAACCCAGGGCAACATCACCGCCGGTGCCTTCACCTCCGACTCCGTCGGCAACATCTTCGTGCAGGGCCACGAAGACGAGATGCTGGTGCAAGAGTTCCAGCACGTCGTTACCGTGCCGACCGACCCGCAATCCGGTCAGCCGGCTGGTCAGCGTGTCCACAAGCCGTTCAAATTCACCGTCGCGCTGAACAAGGCCGTGCCGCTGATGTACAACTCCCTGGCCTCCGGCGAGATGCTGCCGAAAGTGACCCTGAAGTGGTATCGCACCTCGGTCGAAGGCAAGCAGGAGCACTTCTTCTCTACCGTGCTGACCGATTCCACCATCGTCGACATCGACTGCCAGATGCCCCACTGCCAGGATCCGGCGAAGTCTGACTTCACCCAGCTGATCCAGGTCTCCCTGGCCTACCGCAAGATCGACTGGGAACACACCGTTGCCGGTACCTCCGGTGCCGATGACTGGCGTGCCCCGATCGAGGCTTGA